Genomic window (Pirellulaceae bacterium):
CCGTTACCGTTCCAGTCTGTGTAGGTTGGACTTGTCGTGTGACTGGAGAGAAAACGTTCGGCCAGAGCTCCTGCAAAAGAAAGCGTCACGCGTTTGTTCTGGTGAGCCGTTTGCCGATACCAATCGGCATTTTTCCCATTTTCCAAGAGGTCCAGTTTTCCGTCGCCGTCCCAATCCACAATCGCGAGTTTGCGCCGTCCGCTACGACCTGCGGATCCCGGGTTGAGTCTTAACGGTTGACCTTGATCGTCAACGAAGACTCGTTGCGGATGCCGCAGTCGAAGTTGGCCATTGTCTGCATATCGTTCAAACAGAGCGAGATAGCCTTCGTAGTCGAGCATGATCAAATCGTTTCGACCGTCTCCGGTCCAATCGACGACAACCGAGGTGGTACGCCACTGAGTAACAAGTTCATCGGAGGCGGGATTCCACCAAAATCACTTTGGTTTTTGGGGTGCGTCCGCCCATTGAATCCGAACCGGCTTTGCTGACGCGAGGTCGGGTTGCCCGTTCGTTCCCCGGTTTCGGTACCAAACCACACGCCCCCAGATTGAATTCACGATCAGATCGGTTTGCCCATCGTGGTCCCAATCGGCGGCAGTCAAGGTCGTATAGCCCCACTTGGCTTCACAGGGGCCCTGGATTGAACCGTTGGGACCGGCCTGGATTCGAAGGACCTTTCCGTCGGCGGTTAATCGGGTTGGAGCGGCAAACTTTGGCGACGGTAAGCCTTTGTGAGAGCCCAGGTTTTCGAAGAACTCGATGTATCCAGCAGTATTACCTGACAGAATGTCGTCGTCACCGTCTCGGTCCCAATCGACGCAGACCGGGGTCGATAAGGCGCCGCTCTTCAACAATGAGGCTTCTTGCTGGAAGTACCGCGGCTGTTCAAATCGAGGGATACCTGCCTGGTCAGTGCCCGTATTGAGGATCAGTGCCACACGTCCGTCTTCGTCGCCACAAATTAGATCGGGCCGACCGTCGTGATTCCAGTCGACGGCGGACGGTACGATCATCTGCAGGTCCATGCGAAGTTCACCGTTGCGAGTTTGCAGACGCTTGCCGCTGGCATACTTTGGCTGTTGGCGAGTGCCAACGTTTTGGAAGAATGTAAATCCATCAAGAAACTCGCCGCAAACCAGGTCCAAGTCGCGATCGCCGTCGAAGTCCGCAAAGTTTGGTGACGGCCAACCGTAGACGTCGATCGGTTTACCATTTGCGAAAAGTTTGGCTGGATCACCAAAGGTGGGTTGCGCCGCCGTGCCGATGTTTTCGATCACGTAAACAAATCCATGTAACGGGCCATTCGTCCAATGGCCTTCGGAATCATAGGCGTCATCCCACCCGTAGTCGCTCCAGTCTCCAATCCCCACAACTAGATCCTGGTCTCCATCGGCGTCAATGTCGACCATCTTCCACTGATTGGCGCGTGTCTTTTGCGATTGGCGGCCAACGAATTGATGAAAGTCTGCAGGAACGCCCAAGGCTTGAGGGAACTCCAAGCCAGATTCTTAAAACTTTGGATAAATGGCGTCTGGGGTCATGACGACAGGCCGGCCGTTGCCCCAGGAAACTTGGACGTTTCGGAGTCCACGACTAATTCGCCGCGGCGGCTTGAACACCGGGAACAACTCGTCTGGCGTGGCGGGATTTTCGAAGACGTACGTTCCGTTGTAGGGCTTGTCCGGGCACGATACGACAAGGTCCCAGTCTCCGTCGTTATCGAAAACCATGGGCAGTGGCCAAGCCCATAGGCCAACGCCCAGGTCGACTTGGCTAGCACCGTGTTGGTACTTCAGGGGCTCAAGATCGTTGGCGAATAGCAGTGCAGGCGACGCTAGTATCGCGAATAGCTGGGTGACTGTCGTCAATAACGTCACGCGGGCAATGATGGGAGAACTGACGTGGAACATCGGATGGTTGGCATGAGAATAAGAACGTTGGCGATGCGGCAACACAGCCGCGGTGTCCAAGCCTTTAGTGTAGCAAGCAACGATGCCGGGGGCACGCGGGTGTGATGCATTGTCTTGCGGTTGCTGTCGAGGTCTGGCGGGGCCCCACGAAGTCGACTTCGCAAAATGTTGTCGGTCGGGTACAACTCCGCCTGCGTCATACGGCTTGAAGGAGTAGGCCATGGTTCCATTTACAAATATCCCCTTCTTCTCCGCGTTTTTCTTGGTTCTTGTGGGGGTCTTGATTGGTAATCTTATTTGGTATCGGTTTCGGGATGAGCAAGAGCGGAGTCAGTACCAATTGCGCGTCAAGAACCGTCGCTTAACATCCGCGATCGAGCACCAAACCGCTGACATCGAACGGGTTGAATCCGAGTGGGGTGAGGCAACCGAACTGTTGTCAGACCTTAAGGCTTCGGTCCAGAGACTCCAGCACGAAAAGGATCAATGGCTTCTCGAACGCGAACGAACGGCAGTGCAACTAGCCCAGGAACGGCAGGCTCGTCAAGACCTGGAATTCTGTTTGCGAGATGAGAGCCAGAAGATTTCAATCACCGTCTCAGAGCGTGAAGCTTTGGCGGAACGTTTGTCTCAACAGGAAGGAGATTGGGAAGATCTTCAACGGCAATTTGAAAAAACGAATCAGCAGCTGTTGGGATCGAACCTGCAAGCTGAAAAGCGAACGGTTGAACGCCGTGAACTTGAGCAACGCCTGGAAGACGCATGCGCACGGCAGGAAGCTCAAGCCCAAGTGCTGTGCCAAACCCAGGATGAGTTGCAGAACATGCGGCAAGTGTTGGACGAGCAACGCGATCTGACCGAGCAACAACAGGTGATGCTACGGCAGATGGAGCTTCAGCAGGCTAATGCCGAGGCACTGCAAACCAGGGCTGAAGAAGAACTGAACCAATTGAAGCATGCGAACGTCAAACTCTTAGAATCTCGCGATCAATCGCAGCAAGCGTTGAGCGTATCCGATGGTGCATTGGCACGATCGGTGGATGAAGTGGCAATGCTGCGTTCGCAATTATTGAGTTTCGAAACGCGTCATGACGAAGTGGTCTGCGAATCGGAGGCATCGGCGAGACGCGAATGTGAACTCAAGGTACAATTGGAAGAGCTCGCAGCCCATCGCACGCGGAGCCAACAACAAGTGGTTGCGACAGAGGATCATGCGCGCCGCCTGGAAGCCGAACTTCGTGTCGAGCGAGACCGTCACCTGAGCTTGCAGCACGCCCACACACAGTTGCAAAATGCTCAAGAAGGCTGGCAACAAACCAACAGTAAGTTGGAGCATCGGTGTTCGCTGGTCTTGACCGAGGCAGGATTGAGTGAGCAAAAATGCCAGCAACGGCTGGTTGATTTGCGAACGCAGTACGGCACGTTTCTACTGCTGACATGGCACGACGCGCAACAGCGATTGTCTCACGTCTCGGCGGAAGCCAAAAAGTGGCAAGCAGATTTCGAACGGGTGAATCGACAGCGGTTGACGGTTTTGCAGCAAAGAGATGATCGAGAAATGGAGCTGAATCGGATCGAGTCGATCGAAGAACAGTTCCTTCCGCGAGGCGCCGAGTTACAGCAGTTAAGACGGGAAACCCGTGACGCACGTCATCAATTCGAGCAGGCAATGGAGGCGGAGGCAGCCACGAGAGATGTGATTAAGAGTCTGCGTGACGAACTGAATGAATGTTTGGTCGACGTGGAACATCTGCGTGAGGAAATCACTGTCCGTGATGAAGCTTTACAGGTAGAGCGTCGACGACAAGAGGCTTTGGAGGTTACGGCAGAATCGGCGGTTGTCAGCGAGCAGCAATTTGACCTCGCTGTCTTAGCGGCTCAGCGCACGGAAGAAAGTTTGGCGGCTCGTCTCATCGACCATGGCTCGGAAATTCATCGCCTTGAGCAGACCTTGGCGTATTGGGTGAGTCGGTGTAGTCACTATCAAAGACGTAGTGAGCTGGCTGAGAACTGGCTTGACGAGTTGACGTTGGAACTTGACCACCAAAAGCAATTGTCGGATCAGATGCGACGACGGCGCTTTGGCGTCCTGAACCAATCCGCCGTGGTCGAGAACATGGGGCCACTGTCATTCCGAGAGATGCGTTCCAAGGAACTCATGCGCCGTTTTCAGGATGAACAGAAGTTGAGAATTGACGCGGAGATGGGAAAAGTGTTCGACGATCCACCGCAGCGTCCCGATGACCTCACGAAAATCCCCACGATCGACGGAAGATTGCAACAATCGCTGAATAAGCTTGGCATTTACACCTATCGACAGATCGCGGGTTGGGACGCGCAAGCCATACAGATCGTCGGTGATCGTCTTCAAATCGGCAACGACAGCTGTCGAAATGACTGGGTTGGACACGCTCCTCGCTTGTCTCACGACGAGCAAAGATCGACTGCGCAGCACGGGGCGATCGCGTAGCGAGAAAGTTTCTGTTTCGGAGCAACAATGAGTAACAAGCGATTTCCGACGTGGGTTGTCCGTATGCCGACTCACGGGGCCGAACGGATCAGCGGTCAAGAAAAACCATTGGCATTTGTCCACATCAATAAGACCGCGGGGACGTCCTTGACGCAATACTTGAAAGCGCATTTTGAGTCTCCAGCGGTTGTGGCTCCACCCTGGCACGGTGACTTTGACGAGATCGGTGTCGACGACGTCACGCGGCAAATGTTCTGGGGGCATTTTACCTATGAAAGGTTCGTGAAGCGTCGTCCTGACGTGTGGTTCATCACGTTTCTGCGTGATCCCGTACAACGCGTTTTTTCTCAATATCGATCGATGCACAACCCGGCTAATCTACGGGATGGTTGGGAAAAAGTCTTGCCGAACCATGCGCGTCGCTCGATGGATTTTGCACAAGCAGCTTCGTTCGAGGAGTTTGTGATGTCCGACGATCCGTTCATCGTCGGACACATACAGAATCTCCAAACACGATTTCTATCTTCGTACCGTGATCAGAATCACCCAGAATACCTTTCCTCGGCGATCCTCAACTTGACGGAGAGTATTCTGTTTTTTGGGGTGACGGAATCTTTTCAGGATTCGATTAGTTTGTTTCGCTATCAGCTTCAGTCTTCCCGGCCTTACATCGCGGAGGAACACGACCGAAATGTTTCTCAGCCATACGATGTATCCGTAACCAGTACGGAAGTGCGGCATCGTCTTCACCAGCTTGTCGGATTCGACCAGCAGCTTTACGAGTTGGCGGTTACGGAATTTTCTCGACGTGTGCAATTCATGAAAAGGAAAACCGATATGAGTAGAACCGCAAATCGTGCCCCACGCCGCCGGCCAGTACCTGGCGAGCCCGCTGGTAACAGCTTGCAGACTTCGGACGATCGGCGGCGTAGATTTTATATAGATCGGTGGTTGTGGCCATGATGCTCAATGTTGGATGTTGAATATTGGAACGTGGTCAAATACAACCGTGAGCCCAGTATCAAACATTCGACAGCGGATGTCGAGTGCGACGATCGAGTTGAAAAAGGGGCCAACACCCCACAAATCCTGCTCATCATTTTGCCCCCATCATTCTACCAAATACGAGGACTGACTCGCTAGCGATTAAGGCCGGTTTCGATTGGGGTTAGTTCAGCATCCTCGGCACTTGCGTCGACCAAGCCTTATGAAAGAACGGTTTGCCGTCGAGCTGAATCTCGATCGTCGTTTCGTGGTGAAAATTCGCTGCGTCGCTTGTCGTCACTTCGTTCGACTCGACGCGCACTTTAAAGGGTGGCCGTTCAAAATCGTAGACGGCTCGCGCCTTCAAGACAGCCCTGGCCGGGTCCTCGGGTGAAACGGTGAAGCTCGAGTTATACGTAAGCGTTTGTCCGGCTTCGCCCTCCTTATTCTCGACTCGCGAGGGAAGATCTTGACGACCGAGTCGGAGTGTCGCGATTCCCTGCACGAGATCGTACGTCACCGATTACTCCGTCGGTGTATCGAGGTCGGCGGGGTCAGCATTCGGCAGGGGCTTCAGCTCAACCGTCGGCGGGTCATCTTCCGAGGTCGGGATTACCGGCAGGCGAATATGAGACGCATGGCCGCGATCCCGGTAGACGCGGTTCACGGACGGCTGACCGGTGGGCCAAGCATTTTGAAAGTCGGCACTCGCAATCGCCACACGGATGCGATGCCCGGGTTGAAACACGTAGGACATTGCCTTGAGCGAAACACGGAGCTCGTAGATCTTCCCGGGTTCGAACGGCTCCGGCTTGTCGTCACCGTTTCGATGCGTGGCGTTCAGGCCACCGTAGCGTACGAGCTTCGACGTTCCGTCCGGTGCGACGTCGATCAGCTTGACACGAAAGTAGGCCACTTCCGCTGTCGAGCTGACGTGAAGCACGGCCTCGGGCGTGCCTGTCAC
Coding sequences:
- a CDS encoding sulfotransferase family 2 domain-containing protein, whose amino-acid sequence is MSNKRFPTWVVRMPTHGAERISGQEKPLAFVHINKTAGTSLTQYLKAHFESPAVVAPPWHGDFDEIGVDDVTRQMFWGHFTYERFVKRRPDVWFITFLRDPVQRVFSQYRSMHNPANLRDGWEKVLPNHARRSMDFAQAASFEEFVMSDDPFIVGHIQNLQTRFLSSYRDQNHPEYLSSAILNLTESILFFGVTESFQDSISLFRYQLQSSRPYIAEEHDRNVSQPYDVSVTSTEVRHRLHQLVGFDQQLYELAVTEFSRRVQFMKRKTDMSRTANRAPRRRPVPGEPAGNSLQTSDDRRRRFYIDRWLWP
- a CDS encoding VCBS repeat-containing protein, whose protein sequence is MEFPQALGVPADFHQFVGRQSQKTRANQWKMVDIDADGDQDLVVGIGDWSDYGWDDAYDSEGHWTNGPLHGFVYVIENIGTAAQPTFGDPAKLFANGKPIDVYGWPSPNFADFDGDRDLDLVCGEFLDGFTFFQNVGTRQQPKYASGKRLQTRNGELRMDLQMIVPSAVDWNHDGRPDLICGDEDGRVALILNTGTDQAGIPRFEQPRYFQQEASLLKSGALSTPVCVDWDRDGDDDILSGNTAGYIEFFENLGSHKGLPSPKFAAPTRLTADGKVLRIQAGPNGSIQGPCEAKWGYTTLTAADWDHDGQTDLIVNSIWGRVVWYRNRGTNGQPDLASAKPVRIQWADAPQKPK
- a CDS encoding CocE/NonD family hydrolase, producing MQTYGEWPIARTEYRSLYVLDGQSLGTAPAEGVSCYDEYGYNPAVGVTSGMHWGGGLMPWGTPVDQRLDEAYSLLFTTPPLEEALDVTGTPEAVLHVSSTAEVAYFRVKLIDVAPDGTSKLVRYGGLNATHRNGDDKPEPFEPGKIYELRVSLKAMSYVFQPGHRIRVAIASADFQNAWPTGQPSVNRVYRDRGHASHIRLPVIPTSEDDPPTVELKPLPNADPADLDTPTE